A window of Citrus sinensis cultivar Valencia sweet orange chromosome 7, DVS_A1.0, whole genome shotgun sequence contains these coding sequences:
- the LOC102625093 gene encoding uncharacterized protein LOC102625093, producing MTENPLDLPPECWELIFNSLNDQSHFESLSLVSHRFLSITNYLRNSLKLTDPSTPFLPQLFNRFQNLKKIDLSEFQGDPNSILYLISRSGLDLESLDISNLKSFPFMGLKELGTKMKNLKELNCSKKFSFRDSDLIAIAETCEFLEVLDISYPDNDSSFLPQEFQNIQPFSFYITDSGIEALSMKLKRLKRINLSGNFFITDKSLMFLSSNLVLLREILIRDCDFITQSGISFAMRNSPNLVSISVNGIGIPTIDSCFKESFAYARGLCEIDLSNSFISDELLRLLGEACLPLKKLVLSHCYNFTLAGISFLLSKYQSLEHLNLKAANFLEDESMIDLSKFLTSLNFIDLGFCAKLTNSTFFTILRECPLLSEIKMETTNLGLDDFTTPLVINPQVKSLHLARNGNLSDEFLKKLAVLCPNLEVIDLSHCLGITEEGIGEILKSCCEIKCLEIKRCRAVFDLGIDLELPKLEVLQASGSALNDHALKMIANTCSRILHLDLDNCLNVTTSGVKEVVEHCRTLREINLRWCDEVNVDIVAWMVFSRPSLRKIIPPCGFAPTESQKNFFLRHGCLVCKG from the coding sequence ATGACAGAAAATCCTCTAGATTTGCCTCCAGAATGCTGGGAATTGATCTTCAATTCACTAAACGATCAGAGCCACTTCGAATCCTTGTCTTTAGTCTCTCATCGATTCCTTTCAATCACCAATTACCTTCGTAATAGCCTCAAACTCACTGACCCATCAACCCCATTTCTCCCCCAGCTCTTTAATCGCtttcaaaatctcaaaaaaatCGATCTTAGTGAATTCCAGGGTGACCCAAACTCGATCCTTTATCTGATTTCACGATCTGGGTTGGATCTCGAATCACTTGATATTTCGAATTTGAAGAGTTTTCCTTTTATGGGTTTGAAAGAGTTGGGGACTAAAATGAAGAACTTGAAAGAATTGAACTGTtccaaaaaattttcttttcgaGACAGTGATTTGATTGCAATTGCCGAGACTTGTGAATTTCTCGAAGTTCTTGATATTAGTTACCCTGACAATGATTCTAGCTTTCTGCCACAAGAGTTTCAGAATATTCAACCCTTTTCGTTTTATATAACTGATTCAGGGATTGAAGCTCTGTCGATGAAGCTCAAGAGACTGAAAAGGATCAATCTTTCTGGTAATTTTTTCATCACAGATAAGTCCCTTATGTTTTTATCTTCAAATCTGGTTTTGTtaagagaaattttaattcGGGATTGTGATTTTATTACTCAAAGTGGCATTAGTTTTGCTATGCGGAATAGTCCAAATTTGGTTTCCATTTCAGTGAATGGAATTGGAATTCCTACTATTGACTCATGTTTTAAGGAATCTTTTGCATATGCTAGAGGTTTGTGTGAAATTGATCTTTCGAATTCGTTTATATCCGACGAATTGCTTCGTTTGCTTGGTGAAGCTTGTCTTCCACTGAAGAAGCTTGTTCTGTCTCATTGCTATAATTTTACTCTTGCTGGAATCTCTTTTTTGTTGAGCAAGTATCAGTCACTTGAACACTTAAACCTTAAAGCAGCAAATTTCCTTGAAGATGAGTCCATGATTGATTTATCTAAGTTTCTCACAAGTTTGAATTTCATAGACCTTGGTTTCTGTGCTAAGCTCACCAATTCAACATTCTTTACCATTTTAAGAGAGTGTCCTTTGTTAAGTGAaatcaaaatggagacgacaAATCTGGGGTTGGATGATTTTACGACACCTTTGGTTATAAATCCTCAAGTCAAGTCTTTGCACTTGGCCAGGAATGGTAATTTGAGTGATGAATTTCTGAAAAAGCTTGCCGTACTTTGTCCCAATTTAGAAGTGATCGATTTGAGCCATTGTTTGGGAATTACAGAAGAAGGTATTGGTGAAATCTTGAAGAGTTGTTGTGAGATTAAATGTTTGGAGATTAAACGGTGTAGAGCAGTGTTTGATCTTGGGATTGATTTGGAGCTGCCCAAGTTGGAGGTTTTGCAGGCATCAGGATCTGCACTCAATGATCACGCACTTAAGATGATTGCAAATACTTGTAGCAGGATATTGCATTTGGATTTGGACAATTGCTTAAATGTTACAACAAGTGGGGTGAAGGAAGTGGTGGAACATTGTCGAACACTGAGGGAGATCAATTTGAGGTGGTGTGATGAAGTGAATGTTGATATTGTGGCTTGGATGGTTTTCTCAAGGCCGTCACTAAGGAAAATAATCCCACCATGTGGTTTTGCTCCTACTGAAAGCCAAAAGAACTTTTTCTTGCGCCATGGATGCCTAGTTTGTAAGGGCTAA
- the LOC107176841 gene encoding extensin-like, which yields MKANIVMVILLVLLLINQNTIEASTYPKTKQHQPKRKGKEDVQKRTRSTRISTSKRRGGSVGRRTRTRTRTRGGSSNCDPLFLYLFGACGQWPFPTSPSPDNPFQPAPRPGPSPRRNPPPLPPPLLPSPPPIQPPIVQPSPPPLVPSPPPVVSSPPPASPPPSPLVSSSPPPAPSPPPPLVPSPPPPVMSPPPLVLSPPPLPAVPIFPWLSPPDAMVSPPPNIFFPPPDNEETPPVPDEFTPAPPLVPSFLPPPEEDTPPDEFTPAPPLVPSFMPPTDQDLPPEDDSATSPPFFPIALPPPEQDSPPDEFPLAPPLVPTFLPPPEQDMPPDENPQAPPLVPIFSSPPDQPELPLLPPTEQPIGSTPSGPDLFLPPPVVPDIPEIP from the coding sequence ATGAAAGCAAACATTGTGATGGtaattcttcttgttcttcttctgatAAATCAAAATACCATTGAAGCTAGTACATATCCAAAAACTAAACAACACCAACCAAAgagaaaaggcaaagaagaTGTACAAAAGAGAACACGAAGCACAAGAATTAGTACTAGTAAAAGAAGAGGTGGCAGCGTaggaagaagaacaagaacaagaacaagaacaagagGAGGATCATCAAATTGTGACCCTTTGTTCCTATACCTATTTGGAGCCTGTGGCCAATGGCCTTTCCCAACTTCCCCTTCCCCGGACAACCCATTTCAGCCCGCTCCCCGCCCCGGGCCATCACCCCGCCGCAACCCGCCTCCATTGCCACCGCCCCTTCTCCCCTCTCCCCCTCCAATCCAACCTCCCATTGTGCAACCATCCCCACCACCACTAGTTCCATCACCTCCACCAGTAGTGTCATCACCACCACCAGCATCGCCGCCTCCATCGCCATTAGTATCATCATCGCCGCCACCAGCTCCTTCCCCGCCTCCACCATTGGTCCCATCTCCTCCGCCACCAGTAATGTCACCACCCCCACTAGTACTTTCACCGCCGCCGCTGCCGGCGGTACCAATATTTCCATGGCTATCACCACCTGATGCAATGGTCTCGCCCCCGCCAAACATTTTCTTTCCGCCCCCAGATAATGAAGAAACGCCCCCGGTCCCGGATGAATTCACACCGGCGCCGCCACTTGTTCCAAGTTTTCTACCGCCACCAGAAGAAGACACGCCGCCTGATGAATTTACTCCGGCACCGCCGTTGGTTCCATCGTTTATGCCACCGACAGATCAAGACCTGCCACCAGAGGATGATTCAGCAACATCCCCTCCGTTTTTCCCAATAGCATTACCGCCTCCGGAGCAGGATTCGCCGCCTGATGAGTTCCCACTCGCACCGCCGCTTGTGCCAACGTTTTTGCCGCCACCAGAGCAAGACATGCCACCCGATGAGAATCCACAAGCACCGCCATTGGTCCCAATATTTTCTTCACCGCCTGATCAGCCGGAGTTACCGTTACTGCCACCCACGGAACAGCCCATTGGATCAACACCAAGTGGACCGGATTTGTTCCTGCCGCCGCCTGTGGTTCCTGATATTCCGGAGATTCCTTAG
- the LOC102624810 gene encoding shikimate O-hydroxycinnamoyltransferase-like, producing the protein MKIHVKESTIIRPAQETPKHRLQISDLDMIVPSNYVPSVYFYRRSSDCTDFFEVGLLKKALSEVLVPFYPVAGRLQKDENRKIEILCNGEGVLFLEAETSCGIDDFGDFSQGSKLLTLVPTVGDTKDISSHPLLMAQVTYFKCGGVCVGTRVNHTLVDGASAYHIINSWAETTRGVPISTQPFYDRTILSVGVPTSPKFHHIEYDPPPSMNAPPTQNPEIISTAILNLSLDQIHTLKEKSKTDHEPNVKYSRMAILAAHIWRSMCKARGLSDDQVSKLHFPTDGRQRLNPPLPPGYFGNVIFTTSLTASSGDILSEPLNHTVERIQKALKRMDDEYLKSALAYLKQQPDLNALRKGGHIYKCPNLNIVNLANMPMYVANFGWGQPIFARIVNTYYEGIAHIYPSPSNDGTLSVVINSVADHMQLFKKFFYEIFD; encoded by the exons ATGAAAATTCACGTTAAGGAGTCAACAATTATACGCCCTGCTCAAGAAACACCCAAGCATCGCCTACAAATATCCGACCTAGACATGATTGTGCCATCCAATTACGTTCCCAGTGTGTATTTCTATCGGCGGTCCAGTGACTGCACCGATTTTTTTGAAGTTGGTTTGCTGAAGAAGGCTCTGAGCGAAGTTCTTGTGCCGTTTTACCCCGTTGCCGGAAGGTTGCAGAAGGATGAAAATCGCAAAATTGAGATTCTATGTAACGGAGAGGGAGTTTTGTTTCTGGAGGCCGAAACAAGTTGTGGTATTGATGATTTCGGTGACTTCTCACAAGGCTCGAAACTCCTGACGCTTGTTCCAACTGTTGGTGATACAAAGGATATATCCTCCCATCCACTCTTGATGGCACAG GTAACTTATTTCAAATGTGGAGGCGTTTGTGTTGGAACTAGAGTGAATCATACACTGGTAGATGGAGCTTCAGCGTACCATATCATCAACTCATGGGCGGAGACGACGCGTGGCGTTCCTATTAGCACTCAACCATTCTATGATCGGACCATACTGAGTGTTGGGGTTCCAACTTCTCCCAAATTCCATCACATTGAATATGACCCGCCTCCTTCCATGAACGCTCCTCCTACCCAAAATCCTGAAATCATTTCTACCGCAATCCTTAACCTATCACTTGATCAAATCCACACCCTCAAAGAGAAATCTAAGACAGATCATGAACCCAACGTCAAGTATAGTAGGATGGCGATCCTAGCAGCACATATCTGGCGTAGCATGTGTAAAGCGCGCGGATTATCTGATGATCAAGTTAGCAAGTTACACTTTCCTACAGACGGACGACAGAGATTGAATCCACCACTCCCGCCTGGATATTTTGGAAATGTAATTTTCACCACGTCGTTGACGGCTTCATCGGGTGATATCCTAAGTGAACCATTGAATCATACTGTTGAAAGAATTCAAAAAGCATTAAAGCGGATGGACGATGAGTATTTGAAATCAGCACTTGCTTACCTAAAGCAACAGCCTGATTTAAATGCTCTACGGAAAGGAGGCCACATTTACAAGTGCCCTAACCTCAATATCGTCAATTTGGCAAATATGCCAATGTATGTTGCGAATTTTGGATGGGGCCAGCCGATATTTGCGAGGATCGTTAACACATATTATGAAGGGATAGCACATATTTATCCAAGTCCGAGCAATGATGGGACCTTGTCAGTGGTTATAAACTCGGTAGCCGATCACATGCAGCTGTTCAAGAAGTTCTTTTACGAGATCTTTGATTAA